In bacterium, the genomic window TCGAAGCGGACGGTCGTGGCCGGATTGAACGGGTTGGGCACGTTGGGTGCGAGGACCGGACGCCCCGCAGCGGCCGTCGGCACCCCGCTCGCCCCGTCGGGGAAGATCTCGCACAGCACCCAGCCGTCCGGGTCGAGCTGCAGGTCCGTGACCGTACCCGCGACCGTGAAGGCGTACCACTCGGTGGCGGCCGCGTTCTCCACCACGAAGGTGGTGTCGCCCAGGCTGGTGGCGATGCGCACGTCCAGGGGCATGGCGAAGAGGTCGCCGGCGACGGGCAGCTGGGTGATGCGGAGCTGCACGTGGGTCTGCCCCGCCCCCGCGGCCGACGCGTTCCAGGCCACCTCGTAGCGGGGGTAGTACTCGCCGTAGATCCACTGTTGGAAGAAGGCCTCCAGATCGCGTCCGGACACGGCCTCGAACACCGCCTGCAGGTCCCCGGTGGTGGCCGCGCCGAAGCCGTGGGCGGCGCGCAGTTCGGCCAGACCGGCGCGGAACGCCGTCTCGCCCACCACGTGCCGCAGCATGTGCGGCACCCAGCTCGCCTTCTGGTACGACAGGTAGAAGTTGAAGATCTCGTTGAAGTTGTTCGGGTTCTCGACGTAGATCGTGCCGGGCCCGTAGAAGCGGGCGGCGTCCATCTCCTCGCGGTAGGCGGCCGGCCCCTCGTTCTGCTCGCGCCAGTAGGCCTCCGACCAGGTGGCGAAGCCCTCGTTGATCCAGATGTGGGAGAAGTCGGCGCAGGTGACGAGGTCGCCCATCCACTGGTGGGCCAGCTCGTGGGCGATGAAGGTCTCGAGGTACGCCGAGCTGTTCATGCTCGAGCAGGTCTGGTGCTCCATGCCCCCGCCCCAGAGGAAGTGGGCGTGGCCGTACTTCTCGTCGAGGTACGGGTACTCGCCGTACAGCCCGGCGAAGGCGCCGATCATGGCCGCGGTCGGGGCGTAACCGGCCGTGGCCTGGGCCACCCGGTCGGACACCACGTAGTGCACGATCGGCATGGTGTCGCCGCCGGCGGAGACGTACGCGTCGGTGAGCACCACGTAGGGATGGGCCGTCACCGAGACGAGATAGGTGGCGATGGGGTGCCGTTCGGTCCAATGGAAGGTCTTCAGGCCCGGGCCCGGTACCGATTCGGCCTCGAGGGTGCCGTTGCTCGCGACGATGAGGTTGTCGGGCACCGTCACGTGCAGGGCCACCGAATCGGCCTTGTCGGTGTTCAGGTCCTTGCACGGCCACCAGCGGCGCGCGCCGTAGGGCTCGCTCAGGCTCCAGATCAGGGGCTGCCCGCCGTAGGTGGCGAAGCCGAAGTAGTCGCTGGTGGGGTTGCCGAAGTAGTCGACGGCGACGGTCACCGATTCGCCGGGCAGGTAGGCGCGGTCGAGGACGACCGTGAGCACGGCCCCGCTGCGCGTGAAGGTCGTGGCCACACCCCCGCTCTTCGTCGCCGTGACGATCATGTTCGGGTCGAGATCGAGGTCGAGGGCGGCGAGGCCCGCGCCGGTCACGGTGGCCGTCAGGGTCAGCGTCCCCGTGAGGAGCTTCGCCACGGGATCGAGCGCGAGCGCCAGGTCGTAGAAGCGGGCGTCGTAGAGATCCATGGCGGCCGAACTCGGGCCCGCGGTCGCGGCGAAGGCCTTGCCGAGGCGGGCCTTCGCCTCGGCCTCGCGGAAGCGGTGCAGGTGGTCGGGCCCGCCCCGCGTGACCGCGACCTTGGCGCGATCCGGCGCCACCGGCACCGGATGGCCGCCCGCCCGGGCCGCGGTCACGGACGCCGGCCCGAGGGCCAGGCAGCCCGGGACGAGCAGGAGAACGATGGCGCGGCGGAGTCCGGGGATCATGGCGTCCTTCGTCAGGGGTGCGGGGTATCCTCCCGGCATTATAGCGCAACGGAGACCGGATGGACAGACGGCGCGGGTGGTCCCGCGCCGTCCGTTCCGTCGCTGCGTCGCCGGGGAGCGGGACTAGCCCACGTCCTCCATCATCTGCAGCAGGTCGCAGACCCGGTTCGAGTAGCCGTACTCGTTGTCGTACCAGCTGATCGTCTTGAGCATGTTGCCGTCCACGACCATGGTGCAGTCGGGATCGAAGTAGCTCGAGAAGCTGGTGCCGACCACATCCGACGACACGAGCGGATCGATCGCGTAGCCGATGATGCCGCGCAGACGCGCGGACTCGCTGGCCGCCTTCAGCGCCGCGTTCACCTCGTCGGCCGTGACGTTCTTCTTCATCCGCGTGGCCAGGTCGACCACCGAGCCGCAGGGCACGGGCACCCGCAGGGCCATGCCGCCCAGCTTGCCCGACAGGGACGGCAGCACCTGGCCGATGGCCTTCGCCGCGCCCGTCGAGGTGGGGATGATGTTCTCGGCCGCCGCCCGGGCCCGCCGCCAGTCGCTGTGCGGGGTGTCGATCAGGCGCTGGTCGCCGGTGTAGGCGTGGGTCGTGGTCATCAGGCCGTTCTCGATGCCGAACTCCTTGTCCAGCACGTAGCACAGGGGCGCCAGGCAGTTGGTCGTGCACGAGGCGTTCGAGACGATGCGGTGTTCGGGCTTGAGCGTCTCATTGTTGACGCCGATGACCACGGTCGCATCGATCTCGTCCTTGGCCGGCACCGTCAGCAGGACCTTGCGGGCCCCCGCCTCCAGGTGCAGGGAGATCTGGTCGCGCGCCCGGAACACGCCGGTCGACTCGACCACGAAGTCGACGCCCAGTTCCTTCCAAGGCAGCTCGGCCGGATTCCGCACGGCCGTCATGCGGGTCTGCCAGCGGTCGGTGACAAGGTGGCCGTCCTCGATGACCGCCTTGCCGGGCAGGTCGCCCATGACCGTGTCGTGCCGCAGCAGGTAGGCGAGGGCCTCGTCGTCCGTGATGTCGTTGATCGCGACGACCTCGACGCCCTGCCGCTCCAGCAGCAGCCGGAACACCGTGCGGCCGATGCGGCCGAATCCGTTGATCGCAACCTTCATGTCGAACCTTCCTTAGTCCTGGTCCGGAGGCTGCGGCCGCCCGACTGGCGGAACCGCTCCTCTCTCCCCATATTGCGCGTCCGGTCCCCTGACCGTCCGCATCCCTTGTATCGCCACCCCTGCCGGGGAGGAAATCCGCATCAACGGAGGTGCCGTTCCTTGCCGACCTACGAATACGAATGCACCCGCTGCGGCCTCGTCACCGAGGAATTCAAACCCGTCTCCGCCCCCAGGCGCCAACGCTGCCCCGCCTGCCGCGGCAAGGTCGAACGCCTGATCAGCGGCGGCCTCGGCGTCGTCTTCAAGGGCTCGGGCTTCTATATCAACGACTCCCGTGCTAAGACTGGCAAGGAGAAGAAGCCCGCGCCGGCGGAAAAATCCGCGGCCGGGTCCGGCGCCGCCGCCGGCAGTGCGCCCGCCACCGGTTCCGCTCCCGGCGCGGGAGGCAAGTCGGACGACTGATCCGACCGCCGGAAAGGTTCCGCGCCGGCAGCCCGCAGGATTGTTCGGAAACCGAACAATGCGCCACCATGATAGCGTCCGCGGGCCAAAACACAAGCCACGAGTCTCAGGGTACCCCCACTTG contains:
- the gap gene encoding type I glyceraldehyde-3-phosphate dehydrogenase, which encodes MKVAINGFGRIGRTVFRLLLERQGVEVVAINDITDDEALAYLLRHDTVMGDLPGKAVIEDGHLVTDRWQTRMTAVRNPAELPWKELGVDFVVESTGVFRARDQISLHLEAGARKVLLTVPAKDEIDATVVIGVNNETLKPEHRIVSNASCTTNCLAPLCYVLDKEFGIENGLMTTTHAYTGDQRLIDTPHSDWRRARAAAENIIPTSTGAAKAIGQVLPSLSGKLGGMALRVPVPCGSVVDLATRMKKNVTADEVNAALKAASESARLRGIIGYAIDPLVSSDVVGTSFSSYFDPDCTMVVDGNMLKTISWYDNEYGYSNRVCDLLQMMEDVG
- a CDS encoding zinc ribbon domain-containing protein; the encoded protein is MPTYEYECTRCGLVTEEFKPVSAPRRQRCPACRGKVERLISGGLGVVFKGSGFYINDSRAKTGKEKKPAPAEKSAAGSGAAAGSAPATGSAPGAGGKSDD